The Streptomyces sp. NBC_00306 sequence CTAGCCACTCCCGGCACAGACGACAGCCCGCCGATCTTCCCCCGTCGGCGGGCTGTCGGCATGCTCACGTCAGAAATCGCCCGCGCGGGGGCGGCCCCTCCCCGAGCAGCCGGACACCGGCCGTCGACCGGCCGTCGACAAGGTGTCGGCGGCTTGTCGGTGGGCTGTCGGTGGGACCCTGCATTGTTGACGCCATGACGCGAATCGACAAGAACCCGGACGGCGGCAAGGACAACGCCGTCGAGGTGCGGGGGCTGGTCAAGCACTACGGCGAGACCAAGGCGCTGGACGGGGTGGACCTGGACGTCCGCGAGGGCACCGTGCTCGGTGTGCTCGGCCCCAACGGCGCCGGCAAGACCACACTCGTACGCTGCCTCTCCACCCTCGTCACCCCCGACGCCGGCACCGCGATCGTGGCGGGCTACGACGTGGTGAAGCAGCCGCGGCAGCTGCGCCGCACCATCGGACTCACCGGTCAGTACGCCTCGGTCGACGAGAAGCTGTCCGGCTGGGAGAACCTCTACATGATCGGGCGGCTGCTCGATCTGCCGCGCAGGGCCGCACGGCAGCGCGCCGACGAGATGCTGGAGCGCTTCTCGCTCACCGACGCGGCGAAGCGGCCCGCGATGCAGTACTCCGGCGGTATGCGCCGGCGTCTCGACCTCGCCGCCTCGATGATCGGGCAGCCGGCCGTGCTCTATCTGGACGAGCCGACGACCGGACTCGACCCCCGGACCCGCAACGAGGTCTGGG is a genomic window containing:
- a CDS encoding ATP-binding cassette domain-containing protein — encoded protein: MTRIDKNPDGGKDNAVEVRGLVKHYGETKALDGVDLDVREGTVLGVLGPNGAGKTTLVRCLSTLVTPDAGTAIVAGYDVVKQPRQLRRTIGLTGQYASVDEKLSGWENLYMIGRLLDLPRRAARQRADEMLERFSLTDAAKRPAMQYSGGMRRRLDLAASMIGQPAVLYLDEPTTGLDPRTRNEVWDEVQRMVAEGATVLLTTQYMEEAEQLANELTVIDRGRVIANGRVDELKAKVGGRTLQIRPSDPAQLPAMARVLAEAGLDGVSGATVVPDEGLLYVPILSDAQLTAVVGLMGSHGFGIAHIGTHLPSLDEVFLAITGEKTSVSDTIEEEVAA